CACATTATGCACATAATTAACAAAAAGAAAAAGCTTGACCAAAAAGAAAAATTTACTACTACTAATTTAATATATCAAAAAAAACAAAAAGGGACATTTTGATTTTGTTAAAAAGGGGACATTTTTAATTTGTCTTGACAAAAGGGGGACTTTATATTGCCTAATCTTCGGTTTTGAGATATCATAAATAAAAAAAATAAATTCGAAGCATGAAGCACGAAATGCGAAACAATATCAAATAACCAAAATACGAATGCTCAAAACAATGTTTGAAATTTTGAAATTAGGATTTTAGATTTGTTTAGGATTTCGATATTCGGATTTTTAAGTGTAATGTCTAAGAATCGGAAATAAAGGCAATGGGCATAATACAGGAACAAGAGCCGGTAAAATTAGTAACAAGTATTTTTTCTCAGGATAAGAATTTAATAGATTCCGTAACAAGAATGCTTGTGGATAAGTTTGGAAAAACAGATTTTGAAACAGAGTTATTAGAGTTCAATCAGACTAACTATTATGAGACAGAAATGGGTAAAGCTCTGTTGAGAAAATTCGTGAGTTTTGAGGGGCTGATAGAGCCTGATAGTATCAGTGATATAAAAATATATACAAACGAACTTGAAAAAAGCATTTCTCCGTCATGGAAGACTGAGAGAAAAAGAGATGTAAATATTGATCCAGGGTACTTAGACCTTGCAAAACTTGTTCTTGCAAGCACAAA
Above is a window of bacterium DNA encoding:
- a CDS encoding DUF4416 family protein; translation: MGIIQEQEPVKLVTSIFSQDKNLIDSVTRMLVDKFGKTDFETELLEFNQTNYYETEMGKALLRKFVSFEGLIEPDSISDIKIYTNELEKSISPSWKTERKRDVNIDPGYLDLAKLVLASTKDFYHRIYLSHGIYAEITLVFKKETHSKGGFQPFQWTYPDYASQEYRNIFNQIRKIYKNEKT